From the genome of Pukyongia salina, one region includes:
- a CDS encoding tetratricopeptide repeat protein, whose protein sequence is MEANTSNLYLFKALEAYPYELAQALESLNYALTYDPENVRALCLMAKIQDEQLGEYEVARSYYERALANRLDIPNVYPDFIRLLINYEDFDEAQKLIEFARTVKGIDRAGIELAQAQLFEAKAIYNESLDSLTDAKQFAMNGEFIYYVDEVIKRVKKKREVVNNRTRKIEETPKEPVRESSIPKWLSDRLNNLL, encoded by the coding sequence ATGGAGGCTAATACATCTAATTTATACCTTTTTAAAGCATTGGAAGCATATCCTTACGAATTGGCGCAAGCTCTCGAAAGTTTAAACTATGCTTTAACATACGATCCTGAGAACGTTCGGGCCTTATGTCTCATGGCAAAGATCCAGGACGAGCAACTTGGTGAATATGAAGTGGCGAGATCTTACTATGAGCGTGCTCTAGCAAACCGTCTGGATATTCCAAATGTCTATCCGGATTTTATCCGCTTGCTCATCAATTACGAAGATTTCGATGAAGCTCAGAAGTTGATAGAGTTTGCCAGGACCGTAAAAGGTATCGACAGAGCAGGAATTGAACTTGCGCAGGCACAGCTTTTCGAAGCGAAAGCCATATATAATGAATCTTTGGATTCACTTACAGATGCAAAACAATTTGCTATGAACGGTGAGTTTATATATTATGTGGATGAGGTGATTAAAAGGGTTAAGAAAAAACGTGAAGTTGTAAACAACAGAACACGCAAGATCGAAGAAACCCCAAAAGAACCCGTACGCGAAAGCTCAATACCTAAATGGTTGTCTGATCGACTCAACAACCTTTTGTAG
- a CDS encoding glycosyl hydrolase family 18 protein, giving the protein MVSILICVISNGNKIYGQTLDTICTPELSEKKILFGLIKVDELSKAEKKFRKHHEYAGQQGLEKNYTINYDSLGLKVSPYVRTDTMALKKEVFGWYPYWDKDLHKSLNYSLLTTVAYFSYEVDPNTGKAKSIHDWTSTPLVDSLQSNKKRSLLTVTNFGKSANKKLLKNNKAVNTLIASLKELIKDRADGVCIDFEDIHNQQKNDFSKFITLLRQELDKEDKEYKIYITVPAVDWAKAIDYSALIPIVDQFVIMGYNYYGSESKVAGPVDPICSGDIWEPFNLNSSADYYLEQKIPSTKLIMALPFYGHIWETKTGAIGSAVDRYVGPRTYEYIKAKLGNSQLRIDPISNTAYYSYITTDSRGKNQFRQCWFDTSTTLASKLEMIREKDLNGLGIWALGYDKGYNDLWESIEEIMCEKRDSLPFITQNGTNNHVTDSSATTSGSNGATVLSPGTNRGATKTTETKKGTADPSFWDKLKSLSQSLQNIKEYQSVLLFALAFLVVFGGAGFLMAMFHPETRMYFFSSRAYTFYYMAFIFLLALFILRWQGVIDNAVLAMVAGFMIGASGIYFVNRYVQKIKRELP; this is encoded by the coding sequence TTGGTCTCAATACTAATATGTGTTATCTCTAATGGCAATAAAATTTATGGTCAGACCTTAGATACGATTTGCACACCTGAACTCTCTGAAAAGAAGATACTTTTCGGACTCATCAAGGTAGATGAATTGTCTAAAGCCGAAAAGAAATTTAGGAAACATCACGAATATGCAGGACAGCAGGGGCTCGAGAAAAACTACACTATCAACTATGATTCTTTAGGGCTAAAAGTATCGCCTTATGTGCGAACCGATACCATGGCTTTGAAAAAAGAAGTCTTTGGATGGTATCCATATTGGGATAAAGATCTTCATAAGTCGCTTAATTATTCACTGTTAACCACCGTGGCATATTTCTCATACGAAGTGGACCCAAACACCGGAAAGGCCAAGAGTATTCACGACTGGACCTCTACTCCGCTAGTAGATTCTTTACAATCCAATAAAAAACGCAGTTTGCTCACAGTTACCAATTTTGGCAAATCGGCAAATAAAAAACTACTTAAAAATAACAAAGCTGTAAACACCCTTATCGCCTCTCTAAAGGAATTAATTAAAGACAGGGCGGATGGAGTGTGTATCGATTTTGAGGACATTCACAATCAGCAAAAAAACGACTTTTCAAAATTTATCACTCTCCTTAGACAGGAGTTGGACAAAGAAGATAAGGAGTACAAGATTTATATCACTGTGCCAGCTGTTGATTGGGCCAAGGCCATAGATTATAGTGCCCTCATTCCCATAGTTGATCAATTTGTGATCATGGGATATAATTACTACGGAAGTGAAAGTAAAGTTGCCGGCCCGGTCGATCCTATTTGCAGCGGTGATATCTGGGAACCCTTTAACCTAAATTCTTCGGCAGACTACTACCTGGAACAAAAGATACCGTCCACTAAATTAATTATGGCATTGCCATTCTACGGGCATATATGGGAGACTAAAACCGGGGCGATCGGTTCGGCGGTAGACAGATATGTTGGGCCAAGAACCTACGAATATATTAAGGCCAAGTTGGGTAATTCGCAGCTACGTATCGACCCGATAAGTAATACTGCCTATTATAGCTATATAACTACCGATAGCAGAGGTAAGAATCAATTTAGACAATGCTGGTTCGACACGAGCACTACCCTAGCATCAAAGTTAGAAATGATACGAGAAAAGGATCTTAATGGCCTGGGTATTTGGGCCTTAGGATATGACAAAGGTTATAACGACTTATGGGAAAGTATTGAAGAAATTATGTGTGAAAAACGGGATAGTCTTCCTTTTATCACTCAAAATGGTACAAACAATCACGTTACAGATTCTTCGGCAACAACCAGCGGTTCTAATGGAGCGACTGTGCTAAGTCCCGGCACGAATAGGGGGGCAACAAAAACTACAGAAACGAAGAAGGGAACAGCCGACCCTTCCTTCTGGGATAAATTAAAAAGTCTTTCACAATCACTTCAGAATATAAAAGAATACCAGTCTGTGTTATTATTTGCCCTTGCCTTTCTGGTTGTTTTTGGAGGAGCCGGTTTTCTAATGGCTATGTTTCATCCCGAAACCAGAATGTACTTTTTCAGCAGTCGAGCTTATACCTTTTATTATATGGCATTTATTTTCCTGCTGGCATTGTTTATTCTAAGATGGCAGGGTGTAATTGATAACGCAGTTCTGGCAATGGTCGCAGGATTTATGATAGGGGCATCGGGCATATATTTTGTAAACCGATATGTTCAGAAAATTAAAAGAGAATTACCATGA
- a CDS encoding DUF4255 domain-containing protein gives MISKALSFLTKFLNQEISLKYGLDTDMVVPSSLTNPDGSIADNVHNKIVLSIINVEHETYVKSSGNFNVKTGNTYGKIAPPVHLNIYLLVSANFDSKNYLEALKMLSAVITVFQANPYFTSDVNPEMQEPLTKLTLEIMNLPVNELSHIWSGIGAKYVPSLLYKMRMITLSDERIKKQTPSIFGLEGKADSK, from the coding sequence ATGATATCGAAAGCACTTTCATTTTTAACCAAATTCCTGAACCAGGAAATAAGTCTGAAATATGGACTGGACACCGATATGGTGGTGCCTAGCAGCCTCACAAATCCGGATGGAAGTATCGCCGATAACGTGCATAATAAGATCGTTTTATCCATAATCAATGTGGAACATGAAACCTATGTGAAATCTAGTGGAAATTTCAATGTGAAAACCGGAAACACTTATGGCAAGATCGCACCCCCGGTACACCTCAATATATATTTACTGGTGTCCGCCAATTTTGACTCCAAGAATTATCTGGAAGCCCTTAAAATGTTATCGGCGGTCATTACGGTGTTTCAGGCCAACCCCTATTTTACGAGTGATGTAAATCCGGAAATGCAGGAACCATTAACCAAACTAACGCTTGAGATCATGAATTTACCAGTGAATGAGTTGAGTCATATCTGGAGCGGGATAGGAGCAAAGTATGTGCCTTCCTTATTATACAAGATGAGGATGATCACCTTAAGTGACGAAAGAATTAAAAAACAAACCCCGTCGATATTTGGTCTTGAGGGGAAAGCAGATTCTAAATAA
- a CDS encoding phage tail sheath family protein, protein MSTTMKTPGVYIQELDAFGNSVVPVATAVPAFIGYTEKTSFNGKSLVNNPVKITSLAQFQSIFEDQDQDKRPKIKFSIDNIASVNLGGRRLFVDKSSPANTLGVAGDLYFDQTKIYTKDVNWSPAGADVLTGTTAPTSSDGADGNYYIDTKAEKWYGPRKGGEWPKTTFDLLTGKVAPDKTVGEPGAFYYDTAAKKTYGPAKAAWSTGVNVLKGTAAPTDEGAVGNYFFDTSAVKLYGPKKGGEWPKPIGTVISSTKAPTANDGGDGAYFIDTVKKKVYGPRAGDTWPEITNPAIGTKAPTESDGAPTSYYVDTTENLIYGPKGKDTWPQSGYDVSPQPADYEYAGTNYYISNVTRIHRLHSAMRFFYANGGGDCYVLSVGKVGSDLDANDVTGAIDLLKKEAEPTMLVIPDVVEFSLDEAYSIQGYMINHCGAEMPSRVAILDIPNGYNEPEDNPTASVDVFRDRVSGTVQKSNSYAAAYYPWLHTTVYQSADVSYKNLIEDSYANVATLLTTEFTDPVKGISVDHANAISSFTNKGMSDDGKLTIDEADAALQNLSKQYPILLGKVKRQLNLMAPSAAMAGIYTAVDNADGVWKAPANVAVQNVTAPAVKINNDMQENLNVPLNGKSVCAIRFFKGMGNMVWGARTLDGNSNDWRYVNVRRTLIFLEQSIKEAAKTYVFAPNDANTWVTVKSMISNFLTGVWKQGGLVGPKPADAYSVSVGLGTTMTNEDIQLGIMRVMVKVAVSHPAEFIEITFQQQMQKA, encoded by the coding sequence ATGTCAACAACAATGAAAACCCCGGGGGTATATATCCAGGAACTGGATGCCTTTGGGAATTCTGTGGTACCCGTAGCAACCGCCGTACCGGCGTTTATAGGGTATACCGAAAAGACCTCCTTTAACGGAAAGAGCCTGGTGAATAACCCGGTGAAGATAACCTCCCTGGCGCAATTTCAGTCTATTTTTGAGGACCAGGACCAGGATAAACGACCAAAGATCAAATTTTCGATCGATAATATCGCAAGTGTGAATCTTGGAGGTAGACGATTGTTTGTTGATAAGAGCAGCCCGGCTAACACGTTGGGAGTTGCGGGCGATCTGTACTTTGATCAGACGAAGATCTACACCAAAGACGTTAACTGGTCGCCTGCCGGAGCGGACGTATTAACAGGAACCACAGCTCCAACCAGTTCGGATGGTGCAGATGGTAACTATTATATCGACACCAAGGCCGAAAAATGGTACGGTCCAAGAAAAGGTGGAGAATGGCCTAAAACCACGTTCGATCTTTTAACAGGAAAAGTTGCTCCTGATAAAACCGTTGGTGAACCTGGAGCCTTCTACTACGATACAGCTGCGAAAAAAACGTATGGCCCCGCGAAAGCCGCATGGTCCACCGGAGTTAATGTGCTCAAAGGCACGGCAGCTCCAACCGATGAAGGTGCTGTTGGGAATTATTTCTTTGATACCAGCGCCGTTAAACTCTATGGCCCTAAAAAGGGAGGAGAATGGCCTAAACCCATTGGGACTGTTATTTCCTCAACAAAAGCGCCAACTGCCAACGACGGTGGTGATGGAGCATATTTTATCGATACGGTGAAAAAGAAAGTATATGGCCCGCGAGCTGGCGACACCTGGCCCGAAATAACAAACCCTGCTATAGGAACAAAAGCTCCAACCGAAAGTGACGGCGCGCCTACTTCCTACTATGTGGACACCACAGAGAATCTAATCTATGGACCAAAAGGAAAGGATACGTGGCCACAATCCGGCTATGATGTTAGTCCGCAACCTGCAGACTATGAATACGCAGGTACAAACTATTACATATCGAATGTTACCAGAATTCACAGATTGCATAGTGCCATGCGGTTCTTCTATGCGAATGGCGGAGGAGACTGTTATGTTTTAAGTGTTGGAAAAGTTGGATCAGACCTGGACGCCAATGACGTAACTGGAGCAATAGATCTGTTGAAAAAAGAGGCAGAACCAACCATGCTTGTAATTCCGGATGTCGTGGAATTTAGTTTAGACGAAGCCTATTCTATACAGGGATATATGATCAATCATTGTGGCGCAGAAATGCCAAGTCGAGTTGCTATTCTTGATATTCCAAACGGCTACAATGAACCGGAAGATAATCCTACAGCCAGTGTAGATGTTTTTAGAGATCGGGTAAGTGGGACGGTTCAGAAGAGCAATAGTTATGCGGCCGCCTACTACCCCTGGCTACATACCACAGTTTATCAGTCTGCGGACGTATCGTATAAAAATCTCATCGAGGATTCGTACGCCAATGTCGCCACCTTATTAACCACAGAGTTCACAGATCCTGTAAAAGGAATTAGTGTCGATCATGCAAATGCGATCAGCTCTTTTACCAATAAAGGGATGAGCGATGACGGAAAACTTACCATCGATGAGGCAGATGCTGCGCTTCAGAATTTAAGCAAGCAGTATCCCATACTCTTGGGAAAAGTGAAACGCCAACTTAATCTCATGGCACCAAGTGCCGCAATGGCCGGCATATATACGGCGGTAGATAATGCAGATGGTGTTTGGAAGGCTCCTGCTAATGTAGCTGTACAGAATGTAACCGCTCCCGCGGTGAAGATCAACAACGATATGCAGGAAAATTTAAACGTACCGCTTAATGGTAAATCTGTTTGCGCGATCCGTTTCTTTAAAGGTATGGGCAATATGGTTTGGGGTGCGAGAACCCTTGATGGTAACTCTAACGACTGGAGGTACGTCAATGTTCGCCGCACACTTATTTTCCTGGAGCAATCCATTAAGGAAGCAGCCAAAACCTATGTGTTCGCGCCAAACGATGCAAATACATGGGTAACTGTAAAGAGCATGATCTCGAACTTTCTCACCGGCGTATGGAAACAGGGAGGGCTCGTGGGTCCGAAACCTGCGGACGCCTATTCGGTAAGTGTTGGATTAGGGACAACTATGACCAATGAAGACATCCAATTAGGAATCATGCGAGTGATGGTGAAAGTAGCCGTATCACATCCGGCCGAATTCATTGAGATCACCTTCCAGCAACAAATGCAGAAAGCATAA
- a CDS encoding phage tail protein, which translates to MADDGSKQGSTWPLPKFYFTVNLGSQDKTVSFQEVSGLDTETQPIEYRHGDNKVFSTIKMPGIVKTGNVTLKKGIFVNDNNFWKWYDAIKMNTIKRETVVIQLLDESAKPTMTWTLSNAWPTKITGTDMKSDANEVAVETLELAHEGLTIANGG; encoded by the coding sequence ATGGCAGATGATGGATCAAAACAAGGGAGTACGTGGCCCTTACCAAAGTTTTACTTTACTGTAAACCTTGGTTCACAGGATAAAACGGTTTCATTTCAGGAAGTTTCCGGACTGGACACCGAAACACAGCCTATCGAATACAGGCATGGAGATAACAAAGTGTTCTCTACCATAAAGATGCCGGGCATTGTAAAGACCGGTAATGTAACCCTCAAAAAAGGAATTTTTGTGAACGACAATAATTTCTGGAAGTGGTATGACGCAATAAAGATGAATACCATAAAACGGGAGACAGTAGTGATACAGTTACTGGACGAATCGGCTAAGCCAACAATGACCTGGACCCTCAGCAACGCGTGGCCTACCAAAATTACCGGTACCGATATGAAATCGGATGCCAACGAAGTAGCTGTGGAAACACTGGAACTTGCTCACGAAGGACTCACTATTGCCAATGGCGGATAG
- a CDS encoding phage tail sheath family protein gives MSTIHKTPGVYIQELDAFGNAVVPVETAVPVFIGYTQNTSYGGESLLKQPIKISSFADFLTYFGSEAPHIKFDIAEDPAEDPDFSFGDKNYAIQAATVKYRLYGALKFFYANGGADCFVMSIGAYKDGLTKFDSTTPFTDALTLLKKESEPTMVVIPDLVEFEAADAYTIQNAMINHCGDDMPSRVALLDIPGGYEEKDIKESTVDKFRSGVSPINAKSNSYAAAYYPWLHTTIFQESDFSYKNLTDDAFQVLDKALRAEFNVSNAPVLDSTNKNGQKIFNKARDFDVKISYLTAQDYKGDYDAKKFPLFKKLGDDQAKERKMADDAIRNQSSFYTKVLDHVQRTLNLMPPSAGIAGVFTSVDSTEGVWKAPANVAMQSVIAPAIKINHDMQEDLNVPLDGKSVCAIRAFKGMGNMVWGARTLDGNSNDWRYINVRRTLIFLEQSIKQAAKAYVFAPNDANTWVNVQSMISNFLTGVWKQGGLVGPKPADAYSVSVGLGKTMTNDDIQNGRMIVAVKVAVSHPAEFIEITFQQEMQKA, from the coding sequence ATGTCAACAATACATAAAACCCCCGGCGTATATATTCAGGAACTGGATGCATTTGGAAACGCCGTTGTACCTGTGGAAACCGCAGTTCCGGTATTCATTGGTTATACACAAAACACGAGTTACGGAGGAGAAAGCTTATTGAAACAACCGATTAAGATCTCATCTTTTGCAGATTTCCTCACTTATTTTGGAAGTGAAGCTCCGCATATCAAATTCGATATTGCCGAAGATCCTGCCGAAGACCCGGATTTTTCCTTCGGTGATAAGAATTATGCCATACAGGCTGCCACGGTAAAATACCGTCTATACGGAGCGCTCAAATTCTTCTATGCCAATGGAGGCGCAGATTGTTTTGTAATGAGTATAGGAGCTTATAAAGATGGGCTCACAAAATTCGACTCTACTACTCCATTTACGGATGCGTTAACCTTATTGAAAAAGGAATCCGAACCAACTATGGTTGTGATCCCGGACCTTGTTGAATTTGAAGCAGCCGATGCCTATACCATTCAAAATGCAATGATCAATCATTGTGGGGATGATATGCCAAGCAGGGTAGCGTTACTAGATATTCCGGGAGGATATGAGGAAAAGGACATCAAGGAATCGACCGTAGATAAATTTAGATCGGGAGTAAGTCCGATCAACGCGAAATCCAATAGCTATGCCGCTGCGTATTACCCCTGGTTACACACTACTATTTTCCAGGAGTCGGATTTTTCGTATAAGAATTTAACCGATGATGCTTTTCAGGTATTGGACAAGGCTCTGAGAGCTGAATTTAACGTGTCTAATGCTCCCGTATTGGATAGCACCAACAAGAACGGGCAGAAAATTTTTAATAAAGCGAGAGATTTCGACGTGAAGATTTCTTATCTAACCGCTCAGGATTATAAAGGAGATTACGATGCAAAAAAATTTCCTCTATTTAAAAAATTGGGCGACGACCAGGCGAAAGAACGCAAAATGGCCGATGATGCTATTAGAAATCAGAGTTCCTTTTATACGAAGGTATTAGATCATGTACAGCGAACCTTGAATTTAATGCCTCCTAGTGCAGGAATCGCCGGGGTATTTACATCGGTAGATAGTACCGAAGGAGTTTGGAAGGCTCCGGCAAACGTCGCTATGCAAAGTGTGATCGCACCGGCAATTAAAATAAACCACGACATGCAGGAGGACCTCAATGTGCCCCTGGATGGTAAGTCGGTATGCGCAATTAGGGCTTTTAAAGGAATGGGAAATATGGTATGGGGTGCGAGAACCCTTGATGGTAACTCTAACGACTGGAGGTACATCAACGTTCGCCGCACACTTATTTTTCTGGAGCAATCCATCAAACAGGCTGCGAAGGCTTATGTGTTTGCACCCAACGATGCAAATACATGGGTAAATGTACAAAGCATGATCTCGAACTTTCTCACCGGTGTATGGAAACAAGGAGGGCTCGTGGGTCCGAAACCTGCAGACGCCTATTCGGTAAGCGTTGGGTTAGGTAAGACTATGACCAACGATGACATTCAGAACGGACGAATGATCGTCGCCGTAAAGGTTGCGGTATCGCATCCGGCCGAATTCATTGAGATCACGTTCCAACAGGAAATGCAGAAAGCTTAA
- a CDS encoding phage tail protein, which translates to MADDGSKQGSTWPLPKFYFTVNLGSQDKTVSFQEVSGLDTETQPIEYRHGDNKVFSTIKMPGIVKTGNVTLKKGIFVNDNNFWKWYDAIKMNTIKRETVVIQLLDESAKPTMTWTLSNAWPTKITGTDMKSDANEVAVETLELAHEGLTIANGG; encoded by the coding sequence ATGGCAGATGATGGATCAAAACAAGGGAGTACATGGCCCTTACCAAAGTTTTACTTTACTGTAAACCTTGGTTCACAGGATAAAACGGTTTCATTTCAGGAAGTTTCCGGACTGGACACCGAAACACAGCCTATCGAATACAGGCATGGAGATAACAAAGTGTTCTCTACCATAAAGATGCCGGGCATTGTAAAAACCGGTAATGTAACCCTCAAAAAAGGAATTTTTGTGAACGACAATAATTTCTGGAAGTGGTATGACGCAATAAAGATGAATACCATAAAACGGGAGACAGTAGTGATACAGTTACTGGACGAATCGGCTAAGCCAACAATGACCTGGACCCTCAGCAACGCGTGGCCTACCAAAATTACCGGTACCGATATGAAATCGGATGCCAACGAAGTAGCAGTGGAAACACTCGAACTTGCTCACGAAGGACTCACTATTGCTAATGGCGGATAA
- a CDS encoding phage tail protein — protein sequence MSNEYPLAAFYFRLSFNGLSGSVDSSFKEVSGISMEMDTEEITEGGNNSFKHRVPTSVKFSNLVLKRGMVSKDSPLVDWCIKTFGGGLAEYVETKNIVVSLLDENGDPIKAWSFANAWPVKWAASDLNSMNNEVAIETLEFSYSYFEETTISGGDTYDPDTLFENLFD from the coding sequence ATGAGTAATGAGTATCCCCTTGCAGCATTTTATTTTCGATTGAGCTTCAACGGCCTATCGGGATCGGTCGATTCTTCGTTCAAAGAAGTCTCCGGAATTAGTATGGAGATGGATACAGAGGAAATTACAGAAGGTGGGAATAATAGTTTTAAACATCGTGTTCCTACCTCTGTAAAATTCTCGAATCTTGTCCTCAAACGGGGAATGGTCTCTAAAGACTCCCCTTTGGTGGATTGGTGTATCAAAACTTTTGGAGGAGGTCTTGCTGAATATGTGGAAACCAAGAATATCGTGGTTAGTTTATTAGATGAAAATGGCGATCCTATAAAAGCCTGGAGCTTTGCGAATGCCTGGCCCGTAAAATGGGCGGCATCAGATCTCAATTCGATGAATAACGAAGTGGCCATCGAGACCCTTGAATTTTCGTATAGCTATTTTGAAGAAACGACGATAAGTGGAGGTGACACCTACGACCCGGACACTCTTTTTGAAAACTTATTTGACTAA
- a CDS encoding DUF5908 family protein, whose amino-acid sequence MAIEIRELLIKVKIDEPLNNSSDELAFQKMKQSILKECKKEIRKQLRKNKDR is encoded by the coding sequence ATGGCTATTGAAATTCGAGAATTACTTATAAAAGTAAAGATAGATGAGCCTCTGAACAACAGTTCGGATGAATTGGCTTTTCAGAAAATGAAACAATCCATTTTAAAGGAATGTAAGAAGGAAATAAGAAAACAATTAAGGAAAAATAAAGATCGTTGA
- a CDS encoding CIS tube protein → MSLNKLKLIAYKNNKYSGKGQSSCTVEINPASYSHSHQVNYNNTTSEGAPGTPLKFKGIPPETVSFEIYFDASGAIADSKTPLKVQIDRFKKVCFDYNGDIHEPNYLIISWGSLVFKCKLTSLDINYTLFKPNGSPIRAKASVKFEEASDVNTIAKEANKKSPDLTHKVVTREGDTLPLICYDIYGDSSYYLEVAKYNNIANFRNLIPGTTLYVPPIK, encoded by the coding sequence ATGAGCCTAAATAAACTAAAATTGATCGCGTATAAAAATAATAAGTATTCGGGTAAGGGACAATCCAGTTGCACGGTAGAGATCAATCCGGCATCTTATAGTCATTCCCATCAGGTTAATTATAACAATACAACCTCCGAAGGGGCACCCGGAACTCCTTTAAAATTTAAGGGTATTCCGCCAGAAACAGTTTCATTCGAAATCTATTTCGACGCCTCTGGCGCTATTGCAGATAGCAAAACACCATTAAAGGTACAGATAGACAGGTTTAAAAAAGTATGTTTTGATTATAATGGAGACATCCATGAACCTAATTACCTGATCATTTCCTGGGGATCACTTGTTTTTAAATGTAAACTCACTTCCCTGGACATAAATTATACCTTGTTCAAACCAAATGGATCTCCCATTCGTGCGAAAGCCTCTGTGAAATTTGAGGAGGCTAGCGACGTAAATACAATCGCAAAAGAAGCAAATAAGAAATCGCCCGATCTTACCCATAAGGTTGTAACCCGTGAAGGAGATACACTACCCCTTATTTGCTACGATATCTATGGTGATAGTAGTTATTACCTGGAAGTTGCGAAGTATAATAACATTGCCAATTTTAGAAATCTAATCCCCGGTACAACCCTTTATGTACCCCCAATAAAATAA